One window of Globicephala melas chromosome 5, mGloMel1.2, whole genome shotgun sequence genomic DNA carries:
- the CXXC4 gene encoding CXXC-type zinc finger protein 4: MNTNVCVEPGPSPEAPGLPKESHLPEGALNSLVDYNSEMERYRSFATSFYKTNGGAFPQAAKIARITTPIFPSSAAAAAAAARIGMSPWNCDNAATAAAATAMLWGSGGGGGGGGGGGGGGGGGGGGSRKSSSAAASSSAASSAILPTGGGGGGGGGGGGGGGGGGGGGGGGGGGGSRTSMHHRNDSQRLGKAGCPPEPSLQMANTNFLSTLSPEHCRPLAGECMNKLKCGAAEAEIMNLPERVGTFSAIPALGGISLPPGVIVMTALHSPAAASAAVTDSAFQIANLADCPQNHSSSSSSSSGGAGGANPAKKKRKRCGVCVPCKRLINCGVCSSCRNRKTGHQICKFRKCEELKKKPGTSLERTPVPSAEAFRWFF; this comes from the coding sequence ATGAACACCAATGTCTGCGTGGAGCCCGGGCCGAGCCCGGAGGCCCCGGGCTTGCCCAAGGAAAGCCACCTGCCCGAGGGGGCCCTGAACAGCCTTGTGGATTACAACTCGGAGATGGAGCGCTACCGCTCCTTTGCCACCTCCTTCTACAAGACCAACGGGGGCGCCTTCCCGCAGGCGGCCAAGATCGCGCGCATCACCACCCCCATCTTCCCCagcagcgccgccgccgccgcggccgccgcgcGCATCGGCATGTCCCCCTGGAACTGCGACAACGcggccaccgccgccgccgccaccgccatgCTCTGGGGCAGTGGCGGGGgcggcggaggcggaggcggcggcggcgggggcggcggcgggggcggcgggggcagCAGGAAATCCTcctccgccgccgcctcctcctccgcCGCCTCCTCGGCGATCCTCCCCaccggcggtggcggcggcggcggtggtggcggcggtggcggcggcggcggcggcggcggcggcggcggcggcggcggcggcggcggcagcaggaCCAGCATGCACCACCGAAACGACTCCCAGAGGCTGGGGAAAGCTGGCTGCCCGCCAGAGCCgtcgttgcaaatggcaaataCTAATTTCCTCTCCACCTTATCCCCCGAACACTGCAGACCTTTGGCGGGGGAATGCATGAACAAGCTCAAATGCGGCGCTGCTGAAGCAGAGATAATGAATCTCCCCGAGCGCGTGGGGACTTTTTCCGCTATCCCGGCTTTAGGGGGCATCTCATTACCTCCAGGGGTCATCGTCATGACAGCCCTTCACTCCCCcgcagcagcctcagcagccgTCACAGACAGTGCGTTTCAAATTGCCAATCTGGCAGACTGCCCGCAGAATCATTCCTCCTCCTCTTCGTCCTCCTCGGGGGGAGCTGGCGGAGCCAACCCGgccaagaagaagaggaaaaggtgtGGGGTCTGCGTGCCCTGCAAGAGGCTCATCAACTGTGGCGTCTGCAGCAGTTGCAGGAACCGCAAAACGGGACACCAGATCTGcaaatttagaaaatgtgaagAGCTAAAGAAAAAACCTGGCACTTCGCTAGAG